DNA sequence from the Streptomyces sp. CA-210063 genome:
CTGAAAGACACGGCCCTGCGGGCCGAAAAGCACGGGGCGCAGCCCCTGCTTTTCAGGGGCGCGGGGAACTGCGCGAGCAACCACACACCACCCGCACCCGCCAAACAAGCGACCCCCCCCCGAGCTCTCCCGCGCGCGGGGCGTAAGGGGCAGCAGCCCCCGGGGATGGGACGGGTAGGGGCGGCGGGGGCGAAAACGATCCACCGCCTCCCCATTGGCCCTTGCAGTGGCCTGCTCCCCTCACGTTTCCTCGGTGATTGCAGAAACCCTCTTCCCCGAGCTTCCCCGAGCGAGGTCAAACCCGTGTCCAGCACGCTCTCCAACTCCACCACCCAGACCCCCGAGACCGGCACCGCCCGCGTGAAGCGCGGCATGGCCGAGCAGCTCAAGGGCGGTGTGATCATGGACGTCGTCACCCCGGAGCAGGCGAAGATCGCCGAGGACGCGGGCGCGGTCGCGGTCATGGCCCTGGAGCGGGTCCCGGCCGACATCCGCAAGGACGGCGGCGTGGCCCGTATGTCCGACCCCGACATGATCGAGGGCATCATCGAGGCCGTCTCGATCCCGGTCATGGCCAAGTCCCGCATCGGCCACTTCGTCGAGGCCCAGGTCCTGCAGTCCCTCGGCGTCGACTACATCGACGAGTCCGAGGTCCTCACCCCGGCCGACGAGGTCAACCACTCCGACAAGTGGGCCTTCACCACCCCCTTCGTCTGCGGCGCCACCAACCTCGGCGAGGCCCTGCGCCGCATAGCCGAGGGCGCCGCCATGATCCGCTCCAAGGGCGAGGCCGGCACCGGCAACGTCGTCGAGGCGGTCCGTCACCTGCGCCAGATCAAGAACGAGATCGCCAGGCTGCGCGGCTTCGACAACAACGAGCTGTACGCCGCCGCCAAGGAGCTGCGCGCCCCGTACGAGCTGGTCAAGGAGGTCTCCGAGCTGGGCAAGCTCCCGGTGGTCCTCTTCTCCGCCGGCGGCGTGGCCACCCCGGCCGACGCCGCGCTGATGCGCCAGCTCGGCGCCGAGGGCGTCTTCGTCGGCTCCGGCATCTTCAAGTCCGGCGACCCGGCCAAGCGCGCCGCCGCCATCGTGAAGGCCACCACCTTCTACGACGACCCGAAGATCATCGCGGACGCCTCCCGCAACCTGGGCGAGGCCATGGTCGGCATCAACTGCGACACCCTCCCCGAGGCCGAGCGCTACGCGAACCGGGGCTGGTAAGCACCCATGAGCCACACCCCCGTCATAGGCGTCCTGGCCCTCCAGGGCGACGTACGGGAGCACCTCATCGCCCTGGCCGCGGCCGACGCCGTGGCCAGGCCGGTGCGGCGCCCCGAGGAAATCGCCGAGGTGGACGGCCTCGTCATCCCCGGCGGCGAGTCCACCACCATTTCCAAGCTGGCCGTCCTCTTCGGCGTGATGGACCCCCTACGCGCGCGCGTGCGCGACGGCATGCCCGTCTACGGCACCTGCGCCGGCCTGATCATGCTCGCCGACAAGATCCTCGACCCGCGCTCGGGCCAGGAGACCATCGGCGGCATCGACATGATCGTGCGCCGCAACGCCTTCGGCCGCCAGAACGAGTCCTTCGAAGCCTCGGTGGACGTCAAGGGCGTGGCGGGCGATCCTGTGGAGGGCGTCTTCATCCGCGCCCCCTGGGTCGAGTCCGTCGGCGCCGAGACAGAGGTGCTGGCCGAGCACGAGGGTCACATCGTCGCCGTGCGCCAGGGCAACGCCCTCGCCACGTCGTTCCATCCGGAGCTGACCGGCGACCACCGACTGCACGCGCTGTTCGTCGAGATGGTGCGCGCGAACCGGGCGGCGGAGTCCTTGTAGGATCTCTGGGGTTCGTTGCAGAGATGGGTTACGCGAAGGAGACAGGCAGATGTCCGGCCACTCTAAATGGGCTACGACGAAGCACAAGAAGGCCGTGATCGACGCCAAGCGCGGCAAGCTCTTCGCGAAGCTGATCAAGAACATCGAGGTCGCCGCGCGCATGGGCGGGGTCGACATCGAGGGCAACCCGACGCTCTACGACGCCATCCAGAAGGCGAAGAAGCAGTCCGTCCCGAACAAGAACATCGACTCCGCGGTCAAGCGCGGCGGCGGCCTTGAGGCCGGTGGCGCCGACTACGAGACGATCATGTACGAGGGCTACGGTCCGAACGGTGTCGCGGTGCTCATCGA
Encoded proteins:
- the pdxT gene encoding pyridoxal 5'-phosphate synthase glutaminase subunit PdxT — encoded protein: MSHTPVIGVLALQGDVREHLIALAAADAVARPVRRPEEIAEVDGLVIPGGESTTISKLAVLFGVMDPLRARVRDGMPVYGTCAGLIMLADKILDPRSGQETIGGIDMIVRRNAFGRQNESFEASVDVKGVAGDPVEGVFIRAPWVESVGAETEVLAEHEGHIVAVRQGNALATSFHPELTGDHRLHALFVEMVRANRAAESL
- the pdxS gene encoding pyridoxal 5'-phosphate synthase lyase subunit PdxS, which produces MSSTLSNSTTQTPETGTARVKRGMAEQLKGGVIMDVVTPEQAKIAEDAGAVAVMALERVPADIRKDGGVARMSDPDMIEGIIEAVSIPVMAKSRIGHFVEAQVLQSLGVDYIDESEVLTPADEVNHSDKWAFTTPFVCGATNLGEALRRIAEGAAMIRSKGEAGTGNVVEAVRHLRQIKNEIARLRGFDNNELYAAAKELRAPYELVKEVSELGKLPVVLFSAGGVATPADAALMRQLGAEGVFVGSGIFKSGDPAKRAAAIVKATTFYDDPKIIADASRNLGEAMVGINCDTLPEAERYANRGW